A genomic region of Marinobacter sp. NP-4(2019) contains the following coding sequences:
- a CDS encoding SMP-30/gluconolactonase/LRE family protein, translating into MKWLLGLLLVVFVLLGGFLLSPSPVDSKAWKAPAPPAMTGKLAPNELLRLSDLLARGQVYGPEDTTVDANGVLYTGTQDGKIVRVWPDGRVEAWLETGGRPLGLVFDDKGNLIVADAWEGLLSIAPDKSITLLSRESEGLPFRFTDDVDIAPDGRIYFTDASSRFEQPDYVLDLLEMRPHGRLLRYDPHTGKTETLLGNLYFANGVAVSPKGDYVLVNETWKYRILKYWISGPKVGQAEVFADNLPGFPDNLAVDHAGRYWVAFPTLRNPQVDSMHRQPWLKDLVAKLPESFHPKPQEYGLALAFDADGEVIVSLHDTRGTHLQEITSVNPHGGNLYFGSLHNDRIGRLPLRAIPGLGEREQ; encoded by the coding sequence ATGAAGTGGCTATTGGGGCTGTTGCTGGTCGTGTTTGTGTTGCTGGGGGGCTTTTTGCTGTCGCCGTCTCCCGTTGACAGCAAGGCCTGGAAAGCGCCCGCACCACCGGCCATGACTGGCAAGCTCGCTCCCAATGAGCTGTTGCGACTGTCCGATCTGCTCGCCCGAGGCCAGGTATACGGACCGGAAGATACCACTGTGGACGCCAACGGTGTGTTGTACACCGGTACCCAGGACGGCAAGATTGTCCGGGTCTGGCCGGATGGTCGGGTCGAGGCGTGGCTGGAAACTGGTGGTCGCCCCCTCGGACTGGTGTTCGATGACAAAGGAAACCTGATCGTGGCGGATGCCTGGGAAGGCCTGTTGTCGATCGCCCCTGACAAGTCTATCACCCTGCTGTCACGGGAATCGGAGGGGCTACCGTTCCGGTTTACCGATGATGTGGATATCGCTCCGGATGGCCGCATCTATTTCACCGACGCCAGTTCCCGTTTCGAGCAACCGGACTATGTACTGGATTTGCTGGAGATGCGTCCCCATGGTCGTCTGCTTCGTTATGACCCTCATACCGGGAAAACGGAAACCCTGTTGGGAAACCTGTACTTCGCTAACGGCGTGGCGGTGTCCCCCAAAGGGGATTATGTGCTGGTCAACGAAACCTGGAAATACCGTATCCTGAAATACTGGATCAGTGGTCCCAAGGTAGGTCAGGCCGAGGTTTTTGCAGATAACCTGCCGGGCTTCCCCGACAATCTTGCCGTGGATCACGCCGGGCGATACTGGGTGGCATTTCCGACACTCCGCAATCCCCAGGTGGATTCCATGCATCGTCAGCCCTGGCTGAAAGACCTGGTGGCCAAACTGCCGGAAAGCTTCCACCCCAAACCTCAGGAGTATGGGCTGGCGCTGGCCTTCGACGCCGACGGTGAGGTGATTGTCAGTCTGCACGATACACGGGGAACCCATCTGCAGGAAATCACTTCGGTTAACCCTCACGGCGGCAACCTATACTTTGGTTCACTTCACAACGACCGCATTGGCCGACTACCGTTGCGGGCCATTCCAGGTTTGGGAGAACGGGAGCAATGA
- a CDS encoding acyl-CoA thioesterase, with the protein MTDNDQLIEWDLPSPFTMDILVKDEDTDRLGHANNVVYIRWLEDVSWAHIESLGMTWELHEATGKAMAITRTEIDYLASANAGDRLVLGTWLTGYDGRFRSSRQFQLVRVADGKTLVRAMSTHACVDMKSQRPSRAPKEFAEILGSAVVAGGKGLMLD; encoded by the coding sequence ATGACCGACAATGACCAACTGATTGAGTGGGATCTGCCGTCCCCCTTCACCATGGACATCCTGGTAAAGGATGAAGACACCGATCGCCTCGGTCATGCTAATAACGTGGTTTATATCCGCTGGCTGGAAGACGTCAGTTGGGCGCACATTGAAAGTCTGGGCATGACCTGGGAGCTGCATGAGGCCACCGGAAAAGCCATGGCCATTACCCGTACCGAGATCGATTACCTGGCGTCGGCCAATGCCGGGGATCGCCTGGTTCTGGGAACCTGGCTGACGGGATACGATGGCCGTTTTCGGTCCTCTCGCCAGTTCCAGTTGGTGCGTGTTGCCGACGGCAAGACTCTGGTGCGGGCGATGTCCACCCATGCCTGCGTAGACATGAAATCCCAGCGTCCCTCCCGGGCTCCGAAAGAGTTTGCCGAGATACTTGGCAGTGCCGTGGTGGCTGGCGGCAAGGGTCTGATGCTGGATTGA
- a CDS encoding NADP-dependent oxidoreductase, translating into MENAVDQNAESSMCHVIYDRFGERDVLQVVTSKVPAPDRGQVLIRVHGAGLNPIDWKTRKGLGFAARQIEDSLPWTPGYDVAGEVVAVADDVTTLAPGDRVMGMIGFPATGGGYAEYALAAADELAIVPEELDLVTAGALPLAALTAWQALFEVAKLESGQKILIHAGAGGVGHFAVQFALERGAHVVATASAGNRDFLAELGVHEVIDYRTTDVAEECYGLDVVLDLVGGEAGKRSLHTLGEHGVLVTIPTVTADEIISAAEELGLKAHGMTVRPDVFHLDEIAELIEDGDVKVHIDQAFPLAQVADAHELLEGGHVRGKLVLDCR; encoded by the coding sequence ATGGAAAACGCCGTTGATCAGAATGCTGAATCCTCCATGTGCCATGTGATCTACGATCGCTTTGGTGAGCGTGATGTGTTGCAGGTGGTCACCTCAAAGGTTCCCGCCCCCGACCGGGGGCAGGTGCTGATCCGTGTCCATGGCGCCGGCCTTAATCCTATTGACTGGAAAACCCGCAAGGGCCTGGGGTTCGCTGCCCGCCAGATTGAAGATTCGTTGCCCTGGACGCCGGGCTACGACGTAGCCGGTGAAGTGGTTGCTGTGGCGGACGACGTGACGACCCTGGCACCGGGGGACCGGGTTATGGGCATGATCGGTTTCCCGGCAACAGGGGGCGGTTATGCGGAATATGCCCTGGCCGCGGCAGACGAGTTGGCCATTGTCCCGGAAGAGCTTGACCTGGTGACCGCCGGTGCTTTGCCGTTGGCAGCACTGACAGCATGGCAGGCCTTGTTCGAAGTGGCCAAGCTGGAATCCGGCCAGAAGATCCTGATTCATGCCGGTGCCGGGGGTGTCGGACATTTCGCCGTCCAGTTTGCCCTGGAACGGGGTGCCCATGTGGTGGCCACCGCCTCGGCCGGAAACCGTGATTTCCTGGCGGAACTGGGTGTGCACGAGGTGATTGATTATCGCACCACGGATGTTGCCGAGGAATGTTACGGCCTGGATGTGGTGCTGGACCTGGTCGGCGGTGAGGCCGGCAAGCGTTCCCTGCACACCCTGGGTGAGCACGGCGTGCTGGTGACCATTCCCACGGTCACCGCGGACGAGATCATCAGCGCTGCTGAAGAGCTGGGGCTGAAAGCCCATGGCATGACCGTGCGCCCGGATGTGTTTCACCTGGATGAAATTGCGGAACTGATCGAGGACGGTGACGTCAAGGTCCATATCGATCAGGCTTTTCCGCTGGCGCAGGTGGCCGACGCCCACGAACTGCTCGAGGGCGGCCACGTGCGTGGCAAGCTGGTGCTTGATTGCCGCTGA
- a CDS encoding cation:proton antiporter produces MPVSTVLLLASIGVLSLFCQWLAWRVRMPAILFLLAGGIAAGPGLGFLAPEVVFGDLLFPLISLSVAIILFEGSLTLRYEEIRGHGKMVRNLIPVGSIVTCIIGTLSARWLLEVSWEVALLFGAISIVTGPTVIAPLLRSVRPDAKLANILRWEGIIIDPVGALLAVLVFEGIVSWGQGNVFGHSLYIFGKTLAVGFLIGAVAGYLNGLALRKHLIPQYLHNAGTLTFMLGVYALSNEMAHESGLLTVTIMGIWMANMKQVPIDSILEFKESLSVLLISALFIILAARVEFSAIAELGWGLVAVLAVLMLVARPVSIFLSAIGTSLNWRDKLFLSWIAPRGIVAAAVSALFAFQLQKLGYESAGTLVPLIFMLIIATVTLQSLTARPLAKLLKVAEPAEFGFLILGANPVARMIAVALKKYEVPVTLADTNWENIRQARMDNLPVYFGNPVSEHAATHLDLTGIGNLLVISPYKHMNSLATYHFLDWFGKDSVFTLAEGDPEQKARHQTAEKIQMTRGLFDGVSYAKLASLASQGYTVKTTQLSDEFSYEDFREKYHHQALVLFTFDSRGRVSPVLDMELLKPENDWILVSLVPPQAPKERKEREERAEQAEGELPDGVTARD; encoded by the coding sequence ATGCCCGTAAGCACTGTTCTGCTTCTCGCAAGTATCGGCGTTCTTTCCCTGTTTTGTCAGTGGCTCGCCTGGCGCGTCCGAATGCCCGCCATTCTGTTCCTGTTGGCCGGCGGTATTGCTGCTGGTCCAGGGCTGGGATTCCTGGCACCGGAAGTGGTGTTTGGCGACCTGCTGTTCCCACTCATTTCCCTGTCGGTTGCCATTATTCTCTTCGAGGGCAGCCTGACCCTGCGTTACGAAGAAATCCGCGGCCACGGCAAAATGGTGCGCAACCTGATTCCGGTGGGCTCCATTGTCACCTGTATCATTGGCACCCTGTCAGCACGCTGGCTACTGGAGGTGTCCTGGGAGGTCGCCCTGCTCTTCGGTGCCATCTCCATCGTCACCGGCCCCACGGTGATCGCCCCACTCCTGAGATCCGTGCGACCGGATGCCAAGCTGGCCAACATCCTGCGCTGGGAAGGCATCATTATTGACCCGGTGGGCGCACTGCTAGCGGTTCTGGTGTTCGAGGGCATTGTGTCCTGGGGCCAGGGCAATGTGTTCGGGCACTCTCTGTACATCTTTGGCAAGACCCTGGCGGTGGGCTTCCTGATTGGCGCGGTCGCGGGCTACCTGAACGGTCTGGCGCTGAGAAAGCACCTGATCCCCCAGTACCTGCATAACGCCGGCACGCTGACCTTCATGCTTGGCGTGTACGCCCTTTCCAACGAGATGGCCCATGAGTCAGGGCTACTGACGGTCACCATCATGGGTATCTGGATGGCGAACATGAAGCAGGTGCCTATCGACAGCATCCTCGAGTTCAAGGAATCCCTCAGTGTGCTGCTGATCTCGGCCCTGTTTATCATCCTGGCGGCGCGGGTGGAATTCTCCGCCATTGCCGAACTGGGCTGGGGGCTGGTCGCAGTGTTGGCGGTGCTGATGCTGGTGGCACGACCGGTGAGCATCTTTCTGTCAGCGATTGGTACCAGCCTCAACTGGCGGGACAAGTTGTTCCTGAGCTGGATTGCCCCCCGGGGCATTGTCGCGGCGGCGGTTTCCGCGCTGTTTGCTTTCCAGTTGCAGAAACTCGGTTACGAGAGTGCCGGCACCCTGGTACCGTTGATCTTCATGCTGATCATCGCCACCGTTACACTCCAGAGCCTGACTGCCCGGCCGCTGGCAAAACTGCTGAAGGTCGCCGAGCCGGCCGAGTTCGGCTTCCTGATTCTGGGGGCCAACCCGGTTGCCCGGATGATCGCAGTTGCCCTGAAGAAGTACGAAGTACCGGTGACACTGGCCGACACCAACTGGGAAAACATCCGGCAGGCGCGCATGGATAACCTCCCGGTGTATTTCGGCAATCCGGTCTCCGAGCATGCCGCCACCCACCTGGATCTGACCGGCATTGGCAACCTGCTGGTCATTTCTCCCTACAAGCACATGAACTCATTGGCCACCTACCATTTCCTGGACTGGTTCGGAAAAGACTCCGTGTTCACCCTGGCAGAAGGCGATCCCGAGCAGAAAGCCCGGCACCAGACCGCCGAAAAGATCCAGATGACCCGGGGCCTGTTTGATGGCGTCAGCTACGCCAAGCTCGCGAGCCTGGCCAGTCAGGGTTACACCGTCAAAACCACCCAGCTCAGTGATGAGTTCAGCTACGAGGACTTCCGGGAGAAGTATCATCACCAGGCGCTGGTGCTGTTCACTTTTGACAGCAGGGGCCGCGTGTCGCCAGTACTGGATATGGAGCTTCTCAAGCCGGAAAATGACTGGATTCTGGTCAGCCTGGTGCCGCCCCAGGCTCCGAAAGAGCGCAAGGAAAGGGAAGAACGGGCAGAGCAAGCTGAGGGTGAGCTACCGGACGGAGTCACCGCCCGGGATTAA
- the tcdA gene encoding tRNA cyclic N6-threonylcarbamoyladenosine(37) synthase TcdA produces MTPDDYGFRFGGIERLYGRRALEAFRQSHIAIVGLGGVGSWAAEALARSGVGAITLIDMDDICVSNTNRQLHALEGQYGYTKTDAMAARLRAINPQADIRVHFGFLTLKNVGDLITPEITGVVDAIDSVKAKAALIAFCQRRKVPVVCAGGAGGQMDPTQIRVADLSKTTQDPLLAKVRNMLRREYGFSRNPKRRFGIEAVYSLEQLTYPAGDGEVCLQKPANEGPVRLDCASGFGAASPVTASFGFFAASRLLNRIARRANP; encoded by the coding sequence ATGACCCCTGACGACTACGGTTTCCGCTTTGGCGGGATTGAACGCCTGTATGGCCGTCGCGCCCTGGAAGCGTTTCGCCAATCGCATATCGCCATCGTCGGTCTGGGCGGCGTGGGCTCATGGGCGGCGGAAGCCCTGGCTCGTTCAGGCGTCGGCGCCATTACCCTGATCGACATGGACGATATCTGCGTGTCCAACACCAATCGACAGCTTCATGCCCTGGAGGGCCAATACGGCTACACCAAGACCGATGCCATGGCCGCAAGGCTGAGAGCGATCAACCCCCAGGCAGACATTCGCGTACATTTCGGTTTCCTGACCCTCAAGAATGTCGGTGATCTGATCACCCCGGAGATTACCGGCGTGGTGGATGCCATCGACAGCGTCAAGGCCAAGGCGGCACTGATTGCTTTCTGTCAGCGGCGCAAGGTTCCTGTGGTCTGTGCCGGTGGTGCCGGCGGCCAGATGGACCCGACCCAGATCCGGGTTGCCGACCTCAGCAAGACCACCCAGGATCCATTGCTGGCCAAGGTTCGTAACATGTTGCGCCGGGAATACGGTTTTTCCCGCAACCCCAAGCGCCGCTTCGGCATCGAAGCCGTGTACTCACTGGAGCAGCTGACGTATCCTGCCGGTGATGGTGAGGTTTGCCTGCAGAAGCCCGCGAACGAGGGACCGGTCCGACTGGACTGTGCTTCGGGCTTCGGGGCAGCCAGCCCGGTCACTGCCAGCTTTGGCTTTTTTGCGGCCTCGCGGCTGCTGAACCGGATCGCACGACGCGCCAACCCATAA
- a CDS encoding ChrR family anti-sigma-E factor, with protein MTRHHPDSLTLMEYSAGNLTEPHALCIRLHLDQCPHCQSRVDTLDSLGAVMMEHHPRADVSDSMFDSILARIDSDSDENEVMTRVSVRTNPLQKLLGDDLNNLPWKRQLGDVSVLDISERFPGQHEQVVLQKLAAGGKAPAHTHRGEETTIVLQGAFADQKGVFNQWDFVVLNEQDEHKPVAVGCEDCITLSILSAPVKLTGTFTRLLNPFIR; from the coding sequence ATGACACGGCACCATCCCGACAGCCTGACGCTGATGGAATACAGCGCCGGCAACCTGACCGAGCCCCATGCCCTGTGCATACGGCTGCATCTGGATCAGTGCCCGCACTGCCAAAGCCGGGTCGACACCCTGGACAGCCTGGGCGCTGTCATGATGGAGCACCACCCCCGGGCCGATGTGAGCGACAGCATGTTCGACAGTATCCTGGCTCGCATCGACAGTGACAGCGATGAAAACGAAGTCATGACCCGGGTCAGTGTCAGGACAAATCCGCTACAGAAACTGCTGGGAGACGATCTCAACAACCTGCCCTGGAAACGTCAACTGGGTGACGTCAGTGTACTGGACATCTCTGAACGCTTCCCGGGCCAGCACGAGCAGGTCGTCCTGCAGAAACTGGCGGCGGGAGGCAAAGCACCCGCTCACACCCACAGGGGTGAAGAAACCACCATCGTCCTGCAGGGTGCGTTCGCCGACCAGAAAGGGGTCTTCAACCAGTGGGATTTTGTGGTCCTCAATGAACAGGACGAACACAAGCCGGTGGCCGTCGGCTGCGAGGACTGCATTACCCTGTCGATTCTGAGCGCTCCGGTAAAACTGACCGGTACCTTCACACGACTGCTAAACCCCTTCATTCGATAG
- a CDS encoding sigma-70 family RNA polymerase sigma factor, with protein sequence MTTLDQKPTRPEGRKDPWSQLLEKVGKNQDRQAYHALFEHFGPQIKYYAMANGMASHAEELVQEVFVSIWRRSSLYDWRKAAASTWIFTIARNQRIDMLRKMKRLSVEMPVETEDLWQIPGENEDEPVTSLHRLMSERRIRESLSHLPEEQITVIAKVYMENKSHQMVADELNIPLGTVKSRVRLALNKLKVILQDQNV encoded by the coding sequence GTGACGACACTGGATCAAAAGCCCACTCGCCCCGAGGGCCGCAAGGACCCGTGGAGCCAGTTGCTGGAAAAAGTGGGCAAAAACCAGGATCGCCAGGCGTATCACGCGCTGTTTGAGCATTTTGGCCCACAGATAAAGTATTACGCGATGGCGAATGGCATGGCCAGCCACGCGGAAGAGCTGGTTCAGGAAGTATTTGTCTCCATCTGGCGGCGATCCAGCCTTTATGACTGGCGCAAGGCCGCAGCTTCGACCTGGATCTTCACCATCGCCCGTAACCAGCGCATCGACATGCTGCGCAAGATGAAACGTCTCAGCGTGGAAATGCCGGTGGAAACGGAAGACCTGTGGCAGATTCCGGGCGAAAATGAGGACGAACCGGTGACGTCCCTGCACCGTCTTATGTCCGAGCGACGGATACGGGAATCCCTGAGCCATTTGCCGGAAGAACAGATCACCGTTATTGCCAAGGTGTATATGGAGAACAAATCCCACCAGATGGTGGCAGATGAACTGAACATTCCCCTTGGCACGGTGAAAAGCAGGGTGCGTCTGGCGTTGAACAAATTGAAAGTGATTTTGCAGGACCAGAACGTATGA
- the speA gene encoding biosynthetic arginine decarboxylase: MTQASVNTAHKVYNIAHWSDGYIDVNERGEVLIRPDRGRGDATGDGINLPELTRTLTARGIQLPVLIRFTDILHDRVNKLCGAFNKVALEQGYQGQYTAVYPIKVNQQRRVVEELLRAEPAASNNQIGLEAGSKPELMAVLAMSGQPGSVIVCNGYKDREYVRLALIGQKLGHRVFIVVEKQSELPLILEESRNLGVSPLLGVRARLATIGKGNWQNTGGEKSKFGLSASQVLDVVATLRDAEALDTLQLLHFHLGSQIANIRDIQTGLKECARFYSELRKMGAPVGTVDIGGGLGVDYEGTRSRSSCSMNYSVHEYAYNVVHVLQAECDRAGIPHPDLISESGRALTAHHSVLVTNVIDQETPDVRAAIQPASDAAAPLQDLWRDLQSLKDDDTPRSLAEIYHDVLHAMADVHAQFAHGLLSLSERADAETLYTSCCRLLRTQLDSANRAHREIIDELNEKLAEKLFVNFSLFQSLPDVWGIDQIFPVMPINGLDRPLSRRAVIQDITCDSDGRIDRYVDGQGVETTLPLPEGKPGKPLLMGFFMTGAYQEILGDMHNLFGDTHSVDVHGNGAGGYTVSDATTGDTVAKVLRYVNFEPAALLESYQSQFEASHLSPEEQHELLNELRSGLEGYTYLEE, from the coding sequence ATGACCCAGGCCTCCGTAAACACCGCCCACAAGGTGTACAACATCGCCCACTGGAGCGATGGCTATATCGACGTGAATGAACGTGGCGAGGTGCTCATACGGCCAGATCGAGGCCGTGGTGATGCCACCGGAGATGGCATCAACCTGCCGGAACTGACCCGCACGCTGACCGCCCGGGGCATCCAGCTCCCGGTGCTGATCCGTTTTACCGACATCCTTCACGACCGGGTCAACAAACTGTGTGGTGCTTTCAACAAGGTGGCTCTGGAGCAGGGCTACCAGGGACAATACACTGCGGTTTATCCAATCAAGGTCAACCAGCAACGTCGCGTGGTCGAGGAGTTACTGCGGGCGGAGCCAGCCGCAAGCAACAACCAGATCGGCCTGGAAGCAGGCAGCAAACCGGAATTGATGGCGGTATTGGCAATGTCCGGCCAACCGGGATCGGTGATTGTCTGCAACGGCTACAAGGACCGCGAATACGTCCGCCTTGCGCTGATCGGACAGAAACTGGGACACCGGGTGTTCATAGTGGTGGAGAAACAGTCCGAGCTGCCACTGATTCTGGAAGAGTCCCGCAACCTCGGCGTTTCGCCGTTGCTTGGCGTACGGGCGCGGCTGGCCACCATTGGCAAGGGCAACTGGCAGAATACCGGGGGCGAAAAGTCCAAGTTCGGTCTCTCCGCCAGCCAGGTCCTGGACGTCGTGGCAACGCTCCGCGACGCGGAGGCACTGGACACTCTCCAATTACTGCACTTTCACCTGGGATCCCAGATAGCCAACATCCGCGATATCCAGACCGGGCTGAAGGAATGCGCACGATTCTACAGCGAGCTGCGCAAGATGGGCGCCCCCGTTGGCACCGTGGACATAGGCGGTGGTCTGGGCGTGGATTACGAAGGCACGCGTTCTCGCAGCAGTTGCTCGATGAATTACAGCGTCCATGAATACGCCTACAACGTTGTCCATGTCCTGCAGGCCGAATGTGATCGTGCCGGCATCCCCCACCCTGACCTGATCAGTGAATCCGGCCGCGCACTGACGGCCCATCACTCAGTACTGGTTACCAACGTCATTGACCAGGAAACGCCCGATGTCCGTGCGGCCATTCAACCCGCTTCAGACGCTGCAGCCCCCTTGCAGGATCTGTGGCGTGACTTGCAAAGTCTGAAAGACGACGACACCCCCCGCTCACTGGCGGAAATCTACCATGACGTACTCCACGCCATGGCCGATGTTCACGCCCAGTTTGCTCACGGCCTGCTGTCCCTCAGCGAGCGGGCGGATGCGGAAACGCTGTACACCAGCTGTTGCCGGTTGCTGAGAACCCAGTTGGACAGTGCCAATCGGGCACACCGGGAGATTATCGATGAGCTCAACGAAAAGCTCGCCGAGAAGCTGTTTGTGAATTTCTCCCTGTTCCAGTCCCTCCCGGATGTCTGGGGCATCGACCAGATCTTCCCGGTCATGCCCATCAACGGGCTCGACCGCCCCTTGTCCCGCCGCGCAGTGATCCAGGACATCACCTGCGACTCCGACGGCCGGATTGACCGGTATGTGGATGGCCAGGGGGTGGAAACCACCTTGCCCCTGCCGGAAGGAAAGCCTGGCAAGCCATTGCTAATGGGATTCTTCATGACCGGCGCCTACCAGGAAATCCTCGGCGACATGCACAACCTGTTCGGTGACACCCACTCCGTTGATGTGCATGGTAATGGCGCCGGAGGATACACCGTCAGTGACGCGACCACCGGCGATACCGTTGCGAAAGTGCTGCGCTATGTCAATTTCGAACCGGCGGCACTGCTGGAGTCCTACCAGAGCCAGTTCGAGGCAAGCCACCTGTCCCCAGAGGAGCAGCACGAATTACTCAACGAGCTCAGGAGCGGGCTCGAAGGGTACACCTACCTGGAAGAATAG
- the speE gene encoding polyamine aminopropyltransferase: protein MTALNENWFTEVFQNHGTAFSLQVRNKLHEEQSEFQKLEIYETETFGNLMVLDGCVMLTSRDNFLYHEMMTHPALFTHRDPRKVVIVGGGDCGTLKEVLKHPDIEEAWQVEIDERVTRLSEKYFPELCDSNDDPRANFFFGDGVQWMRDVEPNSIDVIIIDSTDPVGPAEGLFALDFYRDAMLALRDGGILVQQSESPLLHTDTIIKTMHEDMRKAGFDHIQTLPFPQPVYPTGWWSCTMAGKEKPVQYFREEDAEQRPFVTRYYNAGTHRGALEMPQFMVDALEDRVIPGEG from the coding sequence ATGACGGCATTGAACGAAAACTGGTTTACAGAGGTATTCCAGAATCACGGAACCGCGTTTTCCCTGCAGGTCAGGAACAAGCTGCACGAAGAGCAGAGCGAATTCCAGAAACTGGAAATCTACGAGACCGAAACGTTCGGTAACCTCATGGTGCTCGATGGCTGCGTAATGCTGACCAGCCGGGACAATTTCCTGTATCACGAAATGATGACGCATCCGGCGCTGTTTACCCACCGGGATCCCAGGAAGGTGGTGATTGTCGGTGGGGGAGACTGCGGTACATTGAAGGAAGTTCTCAAGCATCCGGATATTGAAGAGGCCTGGCAGGTAGAGATCGATGAGCGGGTAACCCGATTGTCGGAAAAGTACTTCCCGGAACTCTGTGATTCCAATGACGACCCGCGCGCCAACTTCTTCTTTGGTGACGGTGTCCAGTGGATGCGGGATGTGGAGCCCAACAGCATCGACGTGATCATTATCGACAGTACCGATCCCGTGGGGCCGGCGGAGGGCCTGTTTGCCCTCGACTTTTACCGGGACGCCATGCTGGCGCTGCGGGACGGTGGCATTCTGGTCCAGCAAAGTGAATCGCCGTTGCTGCATACCGATACCATCATCAAAACCATGCACGAAGACATGCGCAAGGCCGGTTTTGATCATATCCAGACGCTGCCGTTTCCGCAGCCGGTTTATCCGACAGGTTGGTGGAGTTGCACCATGGCCGGAAAGGAAAAGCCGGTGCAATATTTCCGTGAGGAAGACGCCGAGCAGAGGCCATTTGTGACCCGCTATTACAACGCCGGCACGCATCGGGGGGCTCTGGAAATGCCGCAGTTTATGGTGGATGCGCTGGAGGACCGGGTGATTCCCGGCGAAGGCTGA
- a CDS encoding DUF6316 family protein, giving the protein MDVRKGEQERNWFRSDRFTTINGQWFFQTREGTFEGPFDSVNEAQMELLLFLRHSEGDIFRNAI; this is encoded by the coding sequence ATGGATGTTAGAAAAGGTGAGCAGGAACGGAACTGGTTCCGCAGTGATCGGTTTACCACAATCAATGGCCAGTGGTTCTTCCAGACTCGGGAGGGAACATTTGAAGGGCCTTTCGACAGTGTGAATGAGGCGCAGATGGAACTGTTGCTTTTTTTACGCCACTCGGAAGGCGACATCTTCCGTAATGCGATCTAA